The genomic window ATCTTTGCAGAAAATTTTTTCAACTTCCTTTAAGGTCAGATACACGAGCTCCTTTTTATCGGCAGTAACCATACTGACATAGTTTTTTGCACTTTCAAAGTACAGGATCTCTTGCTTGTCGATCCTGGATAGCTTTCCCTTTTCACCGGTCTTAAAGAATTTGATGTTTTTCCCCTCTCCATCGGTTTTGGAAAGTTCGTTATCTATTATACCCATGACCGTTTGGGTAAATTTAGCGAGGTTAATCGGTTTGAGCAGATAATGGTTGGCCCTGACTTCAAAGGCTTCAAGTGATCTGTTATAAGCACTTGTAAAGATAATGGATCTGGCCTTTGGCCTGAGTTCCTTCGCGAGTTCTATGCCTGAAATATGTGGCATTTCAATGTCCAGGAAAATAATGTCAATGTCGTCCTCAGCGGTGATTCCCGAAAGGGCTTCAAGCGGATTGTTGAAGGTTTTGAACAGTTCAAGATTGGGCATTGAACCGATGTACGTTTTGAGTAGCGAAATTGCGTGTTTCTCATCGTCGATGATCACGCATCTTACCTTATTTTTCATAGGCTATAGGGATGATTTGATATTTCTTTGTTTACTTCATTTTCTTATTTATTGTTAAAGGTGAATAATAAGGATATTTTGGTTTTCTAATTGGTATTTATTAATTGTCGGAAGAATTGCCACTCATGGTTGTGTAAAAACTGTCTCCATGATCTTGAATTATTTCATTTAGGCTAATTTCCAGTCCTTCGCAAATTTCGAGCAAAGTTGACATCATGAAATCTTCTTTAGCGTTTTCGATGTCGCTAATTTTTGAACGATCAATCTTGTCGCAAAGAATAGCAAGGGCTTGTTGTGATAGCCCTCTTGAAATTCGGAAATGGCGAACATTTTTTCCTATAATTTCAAAATACTTTTCATCACGCGCTCTCATTGGGATGAAATTCCAACTAATCTGAAAATATGTTCGTGGCAATATTGCCACAATCAATCTTTTTTTGTATCTTTATCGTTGAAGTAGGTATACCTTAATATCAACTCAACATTTTTTTGGTGTTAATTAAAGAGTCTCGACTGCAAATTCTGACAATTGCTATTGGAAGAGACAATAGATTAATGCCCATGACGATATTTTGCGTACTTTCGTACACTCTATAGCGTTATGGGCTCTATTGTATATCGTTCCAAGGTCGTCAGAAACCTGCAGCCCGGTATTTAGAGCCCAGCTATAGTGCTTTTCATTCCTAGAGACTCGTATATAACCAATACGAGCATGAAGAAAAATAATCTATTATTTCAACAAACTGACCAATCTTTTGGATGTGAATTATTTTGCTTTGGCCTCGGTATCCTTATTTTCTTATCGTCCCGTTTTTCTTCCCTAAGTTCATGCCCATTCGATAGAATGTATGCATTGAAACCAAAAAATCCTGAATGATGTTACTTCTGCCTACAGGTGGCAACGCTTAAATTTCATTATGGATTAGGTATTGGTTCTTAAACCATCTGTAGGTATTTCTATTTGATCTAAAATTGCTTTTGGGTCTGGTTTCCTTTTAATCAACTAACTGAACAATTATGAAAAAATCGATAATTTTTATCGGAATGGCTGTGCTATGCCTTTTTTTTAAGGGGTATACGCAAAGCAAAAAACAAGAAATTGATAGTCCTTATGGAAAAATCCCATTGAAGGTGGGGGAAAAGGTTCCAGACTTTCTGTTTCAACATCTGGTGAATGGTGATAGAAAGCCATTGACTTTGTCTTCACTAAAAGGTAAGGCTTTGATCCTGGATTTTTGGGGGACCTGGTGCAGTAGTTGCATCAAGGGTTTTCCAAAGATGGAAAAATATCAGGAGAAGTATGGTAAGAATCTACAGGTGCTGTTGGTCAATGACTCAAATGTTGATTCTGTGGAAAATATCGCTCTGTTTCTGGAAAAGAGGATAGCGGATGGTGAGGAGGTCCACTTGCCGGTAATTTCGGAAAGGACTTTTACGCAGCTCCTTTTTCCCCATAAGCTTTATCCCCATGTGGTTTGGATCGGGGCGGACAGGCGTTTGAAGGCGGTGACCAATGCCAGGGCGGTGACGGATGAAAATATTGCCAGGCTTATCGCCGGTCTGGATCTTGTTATATCGGTTAAGGAATTTTTTAAGATGATGGGATTGATAAACAAATATTTGTGGAGGTCCGGTATTTCTTTGGTTGCTTTTTTTCTGATGTTTTTTCTGCAGGTTTCCAGCTCATTGGCTCAGGTTGAAGGTAGCAGGCCTAAGGTCAATCTCGCTTTGCTTAAGGGGAACGTGTTTGCTCCGGACCTCAGTAGGGTGCAGATTTTTATAAGGGCGAAATCCAGTATCAGTACATCGGCCGATTCGCTGGGGAATTTTTCGATACCGATCAGAAAGTTTCCCGATACGGTTACGATATCGGCCTTTGGGTATTTTACCACGACGCGGATCATCAGAAATCTCTCCGATGCCGATCAGCCCGTAAAAATCAGACTGGTGCCGGACATTAAGGATCTTGGGCAGGTTGAGATCAATACAGGTTATCAAAAGGTGCGGCCAAATGAAATAAACGGTACAGTTTCGGTGGTGGATGAAAAGCGGCTTAATGCACGGACGGGGACGAATATCCTCGATCGGATTATTGGGCAGTCTTCGGGTGTGCTGCTTAATGTGGGCAAAGCAAACGGTAACCCGCAGAATAAGACGGGTATTTCGGTCAGGGGCCTAGGTACAATCAATGGCCCCTTGGATCCGCTGATTGTGCTGGATGGATTTATTTATGATGGAGATATTGCCAATATAAATCCGTTTGATATTGAAAATATATCAATTTTAAAGGATGCCTCTGCTGCTTCCATATGGGGCGCCAGAGCGGGCAATGGCGTGATCGTTATTACTTCCAAGAAAGGCCGTGTTAATCAGGCGGCAACAATCAGTTTCACCGCAAACGCTACTTTGAGGGCGCTACCGGAGCTTACGAAGGTTTCACAGATGAGTTCGTCTGATTATATAGATGTAGAAAAACTGCTTTTCGGTAAAGGTTTCTTTGATAACCAGATAGGGACAGGATATCAGTCGCTGACACCTGTGGTGGAACTTTTGCTAGCCGAACGGTCAGGGAAGATAAGTTCCAAACAGGTTAACCTGGAACTGGAGAAGCTAAAAACAGTTGATTTGAGAAGGGAATACCTTGATGAATTTAATACCAATGCATTGATGCAGCAGTATGGTGTCAATATCAGGGGAGGAAGTCCTAAGCATGCCTATACTGTTTCAGGAGCTTATGATAATGTCAAGGAGCAGAATTTTGCACGGTCACACCGATATAACTTGAGGGTAAGTGACGACTTTAAACTTTATGAAAAGTTGAGTCTTTCTACTAATCTATATATAAACTCTTCCGGTTCACATTCAGGTGCGCCTGAATACGGGGTGCTGGCCTATGCCAACCGCCAGCCTCCTTATGTTAGGCTGCAGGGGGAGAATGGGGAACCGCTGCGCTGGGCACAGGTTTACAGGCCGTCCTTTACGGATACCTTGGGTAGGGGAAGGTTATTGGACTGGAATTACTTTCCTACCGAAGAATATAAGCATGCTTATAACACTTCTTCCAGACGGGATATATTCGGAAGCCTTTTGCTTAAATACCAAATATTCGATTACCTAAGTCTGGATGTGAGTTATCAGCAGCAGAGCCAAAGTTCCAGGGTTTCCTATATTTCTGATGCAGAGAGCTTTTATGCACGGAATCTGGTCAATTCTTTCAGTCAGATCATTCCCTCTACGGGCACGCTGAGATACAATATCCCACGAGGGGGAACGCTCCGGACCACGGACGAGGAGGTCAGTTCGGCAACAGGGAGGGTTCAGGTGAGTTTCGATAAACTCTTTGGTGTTCATTCCCTAAATGTAATTGCCGGAACTGAAGCTAGGCAGAGTGATACCAAAGCTAACGCCAATATGTTTTATGGTTATCAGGAAGATCCGCTGAGCTTTGGGAATGTAGACTATACGGGTATTTTCCAGGATTTTGTTACGGGAAATTCAATGCAGATCGGATCGGCGGATGCGCTATCGAGTTTAAAATATAGGTTCATTAGTATGTACGCTAATGTTGGTTATACCTATAAGGGCAAGTATACATTCTCGGGCAGTATCAGGCGGGATGGCTCGAATATTTTCGGGGCGAATACCAATAACCGTTGGAAACCGTTGTGGTCTGCAGGTTTGGGCTGGACCGTTTCAGATGAGGGTTTTTACCATATTGACTGGCTGCCTGTGCTGCGCATTACTGGGACATTTGGCTACAGTGGCAACGTGGATCTGACCAGAACGGCATTACCTGTTGGTGTTTATGGTACAAATGCAGTTTTAGGGCTTCCATTTGCCAGGATCAGGAGCATTAATAATCCTGATCTGAGGTGGGAGAAACTCTCTCAGTTTAACCTCATGCTGAATTTTGCTTCAAAAGGGCAAAGGTTAAGTGGTTCGCTTTCTTACTTTCTGAAAAAGGGAACCGATCTCTATGGACTTGCTGATTATGATTATACGACCTGGGGCGGTGCTCCTCAACTTACGCGCAATGTTGCTGATATGAAGGGTTATGGAATAGATGCTGAGCTGCATAGTAAGAATATATCAGCAGGCTCTTTCAACTGGAGTACGGATCTTTATTACAATTTCAACAGAAGTGAAACGGTGAAATATCTGGAAAGGAATATAAACGCACTGGCCAGTTTATTGGGCGCGGGTGCGTCGATCAATCCGATAGTGGGTAAACCGCTTTATGCGATTTCTGCCTATAAATGGGGAGGACTTGATGCATCGGGTAATCCGCAGGGATATCTCAATGGTAAGTTGAGCACAGATTACGCGGCGATGCTGAACGAGGCGAATCTGACAGGGGGAAATCTTAAATATTTCGGGTCAGCATCACCGGAACATTTTGGCTCACTGGTCAATACCTTCAGGTATAAGTCTTTTGGCGTTTCCTTTAATATTTCTTATAGGTTGGGTTATTATGCAATGAAAAAGACCATAGAATATTCTACTCTGGTAAATTCCGGGATCGGACATGCTGATTTTGCCAATCGTTGGCAGAAGCCTGGAGATGAACTGCTGACTACCGTCCCGGCATTTATCTATCCGCTTAATACATCCAGGGATTCTTTTTATTCAGTAGCAGAACCCAATGTGATACGGGCAGATAATATCCGACTTGAATATGTGAATTTCAGCTGGCTTGTAAATACGATAAAGTGGAAGTTCCCTTTCCGTAACCTGGAGTGTTTTCTGAATGCTGCCAATCTTGGCCTATTATGGAAGGCTGATCAATCTGTTGCTGATCCGGATTTTCAGAATCAGATTTTGGCTACTAAGGCTTACACACTGGGTGTTAGGGGTACGTTTTAACCAAATAATGGATAAATATGAAAAAAATATATGTTTTGTTATCTATAGCCGTGATGACTATAATGACATTTGCTGGTTGCAAGAAATATTTGGATGTCAAGTCTGATGCGAAGCTGGTGGTTCCTGGCACCATTGCTGACCTCCAAGGGATACTCGATGATGCAACCCTCATGAATCTGGCCAGGACACCATCTTATGGGGAAAATTCCTGTGATGATTTCTTTTTGCCAAAAGTAAATTACGATGCAATTTCGGAAAAGATGCAGGATATCTATAGATGGAAAAAAAGTCCATACCGTTTTGCCAATGACTGGTCGACAGCTTATCTGCCGATATATAATGCCAATCTTTGTCTGGATCTCTTAGGTGGTATTGTGCGGACTTCACAAAATGGCAGAGACTGGGACAATGTGAAAGGCTCGGCACTGTTTTTCAGAAGTTATTATTTCTATTTTCTTACAGTAAATTTTGGGGCTGCCTATGATGGGACAGGTTCTCCAACTGATCTAGGTATTGTGCTTAGGCTCGTTTCTGATTTTAATGTAAGATCGGTTCGGTCCAGCGTTAAGGACTGCCTGGATAGGGTTATCGCTGATACAAAAGAATCTCTTTCTCTATTACCTGAGACGCCTTTGAATCAGTTGCGACCGTCCAGGGCAGCAGCTTTTGCACTTCTTTCAAGAGTTTATCTTTATATGAATGACTATGAGCATGCGGCGATATATGCTGATGAGTGCCTGAAAATAAAAGGAGGGTTAATGGATTATAATGGGGATCCGGATATTATTGGCTTGGATCAGAATATCCCTTTTAGAAAGTTCAACAAGGAAACGATATTTTATACTGAAATGTATTCAGGTTTTGGATTGCTGAATACAACCAGGGCTAAGATCGATACTGCACTATATGCCTCGTATTCCGCTAATGATCTCCGTAAGCGAGCATTTTTCCGCTCCAACGGCGTTTATCAACAGTTCAAGGGAAGCTACAGTTCCAGCGCAACGGGTTTTTTCAGTGGTTTTGCCACTGATGAACTTTACCTCACCCGGGCGGAAGGCAGAGCCGTTACAGGAAACATAGGTGGGGCGATAGATGATCTTAACTTGCTGTTAAGATCAAGGTGGAAGAATACTGTTGCCTATGTTCCTGCTGCTGCATCTAATATTGCAGATGCACTTAGCAGAATCCGCGCTGAGCGGCGGAAAGAGCTCTTGATGAGGAATATCAGGTGGTCTGATATCAAACGGCTGAACAAAATAGGAGCCGGGATAATATTGAGGAGGTCTGTCAATGGAGCGGTATCTGAGCTTTTACCGAATGCGTCTTTTTATGCGCTTCCCCTGCCGGAAGATATTATAGAGGAAACAGGTATTCCACAGAATTGAATTTAGGTTTAGTTAATGGCAAGGCAGGGCCGGATGGCCCTGACCTTGTTAATAGCTGGTTAAAAGGTTTTATTTACATAATCAGCTGCTGGGTCGTCGGATCCGGAAATATAGTATCGGCTTGAAGTTGACTCAAGGGCCTGTAAGTCGGCTTCTGTTTTCAAAGTACTGCCTGATAGGTAGTCAGAATCAATGGTTACAGAACAGGCAACTTCGGGTTCGCTGTCACATCCGCCGGTATTCGGGGTTGTGTTCCAGTTGCTTTCAGTGGTCACGTTGGCCTGACTGAAATCCGGACCATGGTAATAGACCGTTACAGGGATGCGTTTACCGGTTTTGGCAGAGGTAGGGTTTGTGAATGCAGATTGGGTAATCACCAATGCAATTCCGAAAACTAAGGCTAAAAAGCCTGACGAGATTTTTTTTAAATTTTTCATGTTAAAGTTGTTTTTTACATTTTGGTATGTGGCTGGGCCACTTTAATTTAAGTGATTAATTATTGCTGGACCTTTCGGTCTGGGCCAGGTACTTTACTTCCCTGAGCGTCCCGGATACTTATACCTGCCGAGGCCTCCTTTCTTTAATTATCGATAAACTAATCGCAGTTATATTGAGGGCAAAGAAGAATAGGTTGAAGATCAAATGGTTTCTCCAACTTAAAGTCTTGATTATGCCCCCACAACTGCAGGGTATTTTTGGATAAAATCCTGTAAGGACCAATAGGGTATAAACCGTAAAACTGCCTATTATTATCAGGGATAGAACTAAAGCAATCCTCAAGGTTATTTTGATACAAAGCAAAACCGCCGTAAAAACCTCCATGATGGGGATTGTATACTTTAAAACACCAGTTACAAGCGGTGAAAAATTTTGCAGTGTGAGTTGGTGTTCAAATGAAATGAAGTCCAATAATTTGGAGCCTCCAGTATAGATCCAGAGGATTATAAGCAGGCTTGAAGCAAATTTTATAATACGTTCTTTCATTTTTTTCCTGATTACAGATCAAAATTGAGCATACCCAGACTGTTTTAAGGTTCCTGCTTAGGAACAAATGCATATCGGGATTTAGATTTTAGTTCCTGAAGTGGAACTGATGACTATTTATTGTTGAAGTATTTATTCTTCAGTGTACTGAGTGTATGGGCATGCATGCCAATTGAATCGGCTATATCTATCGATGGGGCCAACTGAAATATATTTGGATGGAGTTTTAACAATGTAGCCAAGCGGTCATCTGATTTTACATTTTTGATGTCGAATGCCAGGTGAAAAAGTTCTGTGAAATTATTTACGGTGATTCCTTCGATCACTTTGTGGAATTCTGGGAACAGTTTGTAAAGGTTGTGGAGGTGGCCCGAGGGGATTGCCATCAATGTAGCTCCACCGATGGTCGCTGTCTTTAACTGAAAGTCTTCCTGGTTCCTTTCGAGGAACTGTGGCAGCATCGTGCCTTCAAAATGGAAAAGCAGTAGGGATCTTCCTGGTTCAACCTTACTTTCCAGTTTTGTTTTTAATGTCCCTTTACTGATGAATATCAGCGGGTAATCCTTCCAATGTGATGTTTCAATAGGCTTATTGTCCGTTAAACAGATCTCCCTTAAAACAACTTTTAAATAAGCCCGTAATGGGCTGGTTAATGGATGGTATCCATTAAGTTTTGCGTAAAATGATTCGTAATCCATGTTTTTAAATCCAAATAAAAAGGATTTTGATGCTTGGTCAAGTGGTACTTTCTACCACCCCGTACCACCCCGTTAAAATGTATTATAAAAAGTAAATTTTTGGGTTTTCAAAAATCTAGATTTATGTGAACGGCTAATGCGGATAAATTAATGGGTTAGGAGAATAATTAACAGACCGTGTTGAATTTACATGGAATTAGTATTGGCCTTGAGCTTTCGCAAGCATCTGTGCGAGTTTATCGCTAACAATACCGATGTCAACAGGACTTGGAACGTAATAGCCGTTACTGAAACTTTTCTCTGAAATTCTTTCCGTTTCAGTTGTACTGACATGCGAAATAATGTATTCATGTACCCTTTTAGCCTTGCGCTCGGTTATGATACCCACTTCTACCGCAAGAAATATAAGGTAGGCCAATTGTTTTACCGAAAGTGAGACTTTATATTTAGCGTCAAGTATCCCTGAATTCATCAGTTCTGAGTTAAGGAAATCAAGTTGTTTCATAAAGTCCAGTTCAGATTCGATCACCTGGAGCAGTGAACGGTTTATTTGCGGTAGAAGAGGATTATAGGAAATAATGTTTTCACTTGGTATCTGAGAGATCTGCTTTTTCAGAAAGACAAGTTCCCTATAATGTTCTGAAATGGTAACAGAATCCCTAAGTTTTCCGCTTATATTATGTATGTAATATTCAAAGAAACTGGGATGGTTAAATTTCCAGGAAATTAGGTTATTTATCAGTGTTTCCTTTTGAACATGCTTTTTTACATGCTGGTTAAGATAATGAAGTAGCTGGTTGCTGAATGCTAAATGCAGAAAGCGTGGGGGATCTGCCAGCCTTAAATATAGTGCATCTATCAATATTTCGATGAGTTCCTGGTCTATACTGGATTCTTTAAACAGTAAAAGATATTCTTCAATTTTTATATCAAGTTGTTTCACATGGTCTGAAATTGTCTTTTTGGTTAAAACGGAGTTGCAATCAAACTGGTCGAGGAAATAAGTGTGTATGTGCCAAATGACGGTCTCTATTCCATTTAGCATTATTTCTAGTAGCTTTTCCTGATCGTCTGACAGGTCTTCCTTGAATGAAACAATGTCTTCTATTTCCTTTGCCGTCCTTGTTAAGGCCCCAAGCTGAAAGCGGATAAAATCGATGAAGGTAGAAATGTCATCCGGTTGATGGGTATCTATCTTTTTAATTATTCTTTGGGTTTCTTCCTTTATGCCTGTGTGCATCATTAACTCGTCATCATCCAGATCAAGGTTGTTGTTTATGAGATAGATAATCTGTCTAAAATAATCCAGTTGAAAATCCATATTTGAAAATTTTGGAGGCGTTAAATTTTCTCCTAAATTTAGTTGTGATATTGCTTTTTAGTAAATAAACTACACTAGCCGTTATCCTGAAGGGATGAATAGCGCTATTGCCGTGATAAATTTATTAGGTAAGGTTTTTTAACGATTATATAGACTGGCTCATATTGCGTGTAAAAATGGGGTGGTAACTTTTACCACCGTATTGCAACTTGACACTTTGATCATAGATTATTCTTTTTGCATCAACTGTTTATTGTATCAAAACCAGATTTTTCTATCTGATTTAACGGAAACCGATATGGAAAAACTAAACGCAATCCTGGACGTTTTGCTCAAAATTTATGAACTTATGCAACTGATATACAATAAGTCTTATGGCCAATTAAAACTGCCAGAGGATCAGATGCTGACCCGGCTTGAGGTGATGGAGTATCTTGGGATAAGTGAAAGCACTTATAAGAGAAAGGTAAGAAAGGGGATCTTGAAGCCAAGTAAGCTACCAGGTGGGGACAGGTTTTATAAGAGTGAGCTGAAAGAGGAGTTTTTAGAAAGTAAGAGAAGGGGGCGGGTATAAAGCACACTGTGCTTTCAGAGTTATAACACGGTGATGTTTATACTAATGTTAAACCCTTTGTAAGTAAATGTTGCAAATTTGGAACGTTTATAGAAACGCCGGAGAAATATCATGATAAATCCGCTCTGCTGCAATGTCTTGGAATCGCGTAATCAGAAAACAATAAGACGCAAAAAAACTCTTTATGCACCTTGTCCATTGTGGTAGTGCTTTAAATTTGGTTTATTTGTTTATCTAATTTCTCATTTAAATATTAAAAACGCTTTCATGAAAAAATGCGCTGTTGTTATCGGAGTAAATAAAACGGGTAAACTACCTACGCTTTCTGCTGCGGCAAGTGGTGCAAGAGATTTTGCAGCATGGGCGAAATCGCAGGATTATGATACTGTTTTGCTTACAGATGAAGGTAAGGCGGTATCTGTCAAGGAGATCAAGGCCGCTATCAGGAATTTTGTTGATAAGCAGGCTTATGGTTCAATGATCATTTTTTTCTCTGGACATGGTATCCTGAAAAGTGCTTTAGATGAGCAGTGGCTGCTTTCGGATGCTCCGGATGACCTCAATGAGGCGGTGAATGTTCAGCCTTCATCCATGTTTGCGAGAAGGTCGGGAATTCCGCATATCGTTTTTATTTCTGATTCCTGTAGATCCAGGCCGGATAATCCGTTGCTGAGTGAAATGCTAGGGTCTGTAATCTTTCCAAATATTGAACCGAAGGATCAACAGGTTGATTTAGATATGTTTTATGCGGCTAGTCCTGGAAACCCAGCGCATGAGGTTGCTACCGATGTTTCATTCAAAAATTTCAAGGGTATTTACACAGAATGCATGCTTGAAGCACTCTATGGTAAAGTCCCCGAGGTTATGAGAAAAATCAAGGAGAGGAGAAAAGAGTTTAATGCTGTTATGCCTTATGAGCTCAAGATGTATTTAAGTAGGGCTGTACCAACTGCTGCGGAAAAGATTAGCATCAGGCTCAGTCAAAATCCACATTCAGAAGTAACTTCGAGAGATCCAAAGCACCTTTCGAAATTTGCAATTGAAAGGCTTGATGCACCTTCAATGGAGTTAATCAACTGGAACAGTAGGCTTGGCCATAAGTCCAAAGAATTGGAAGAACCATTGATGCATTCTAGCCCACCTAAGTCTTTAGACAGGTTGATTAAATATAATGATGTCTTTGACATGGAAGTGAAGATGCATGAAGAATTGGAACTGTTGCCATTGACGGAAATGATCTTGAGTGCAAACGATCTCCCCATTGGTGATTTTGAATCCGGTTTTGTGATTACTGGGTTAAATTTCATGGATCAGGTTATTCCACTTAATGATTTCGATGTAACACTTGCAGATGGGTATTTTCTTATAGGTCTGAAAAAAATGTCTAGAAAGACACATCTGCTATGGAAGTTGCCAAATGGTGGCAGTGTGCCTTTTGCTGTACTGAAAGGTTATGTTGGAGTGGCGGTCTTTAAAGAAGATACGCTTGTCAATATTAATTATAGGCCGAGCGGGTCGAATCCCTTTTTTCCTAATACCTATATTCCATCTGGATTGGAAAAAAAACGGGCGCTGATCGCTGCTAAAAGTTCGCATGGGTTATTCCGTATCT from Flavobacterium sp. W4I14 includes these protein-coding regions:
- a CDS encoding DNA-directed RNA polymerase specialized sigma subunit (product_source=COG1191; cog=COG1191; pfam=PF12728; superfamily=46955) is translated as MEKLNAILDVLLKIYELMQLIYNKSYGQLKLPEDQMLTRLEVMEYLGISESTYKRKVRKGILKPSKLPGGDRFYKSELKEEFLESKRRGRV
- a CDS encoding hypothetical protein (product_source=Hypo-rule applied; cath_funfam=3.40.50.1460; pfam=PF00656; superfamily=52129), which produces MKKCAVVIGVNKTGKLPTLSAAASGARDFAAWAKSQDYDTVLLTDEGKAVSVKEIKAAIRNFVDKQAYGSMIIFFSGHGILKSALDEQWLLSDAPDDLNEAVNVQPSSMFARRSGIPHIVFISDSCRSRPDNPLLSEMLGSVIFPNIEPKDQQVDLDMFYAASPGNPAHEVATDVSFKNFKGIYTECMLEALYGKVPEVMRKIKERRKEFNAVMPYELKMYLSRAVPTAAEKISIRLSQNPHSEVTSRDPKHLSKFAIERLDAPSMELINWNSRLGHKSKELEEPLMHSSPPKSLDRLIKYNDVFDMEVKMHEELELLPLTEMILSANDLPIGDFESGFVITGLNFMDQVIPLNDFDVTLADGYFLIGLKKMSRKTHLLWKLPNGGSVPFAVLKGYVGVAVFKEDTLVNINYRPSGSNPFFPNTYIPSGLEKKRALIAAKSSHGLFRISEDKDRLISSASYLRSDKKYDPTLGLYSAYAYAQAGSMNNVASVFSYMKKESTRIPFDVAMLYEFSGIDINVDLGIISSPFCPMLSQGWSYLAVDPDRFDKELIWLNRHRVPGLWTTFTKEGTRLVEERYNQGE
- a CDS encoding hypothetical protein (product_source=Hypo-rule applied; superfamily=46894,69075), with protein sequence MDFQLDYFRQIIYLINNNLDLDDDELMMHTGIKEETQRIIKKIDTHQPDDISTFIDFIRFQLGALTRTAKEIEDIVSFKEDLSDDQEKLLEIMLNGIETVIWHIHTYFLDQFDCNSVLTKKTISDHVKQLDIKIEEYLLLFKESSIDQELIEILIDALYLRLADPPRFLHLAFSNQLLHYLNQHVKKHVQKETLINNLISWKFNHPSFFEYYIHNISGKLRDSVTISEHYRELVFLKKQISQIPSENIISYNPLLPQINRSLLQVIESELDFMKQLDFLNSELMNSGILDAKYKVSLSVKQLAYLIFLAVEVGIITERKAKRVHEYIISHVSTTETERISEKSFSNGYYVPSPVDIGIVSDKLAQMLAKAQGQY